In one Arachis duranensis cultivar V14167 chromosome 9, aradu.V14167.gnm2.J7QH, whole genome shotgun sequence genomic region, the following are encoded:
- the LOC107464813 gene encoding protein MAIN-LIKE 2-like, protein MWQKQGKVVDDRYVSYLQMAGFYHLARLNDRWFRLDEPIVSVFVKRWRSETHTFHMLFGECTITLQDVAYQLGLPVDGRYVSGCLTDFHLYIQGGRPAWEWFQELLGADEETLRRYARAYIMMLLGTQLFADKSSNRIHIRWLPYMARLEEMDGYNWGSAALA, encoded by the exons ATGTGGCAAAAGCAGGGCAAGGTAGTCGACGATAGGTACGTTTCGTACTTGCAGATGGCCGGATTTTACCATCTTGCGAGACTGAACGATAGATGGTTCAGATTGGATGAGCCCATTGTCAGTGTGTTCGTCAAGCGGTGGCGATCAGAGACGCACACGTTTCACATGCTGTTCGGCGAGTGCACGATCACACTACAGGACGTGGCGTACCAGTTGGGGTTGCCCGTCGACGGACGCTACGTCAGTGGTTGCCTGACGGATTTCCACCTCTACATCCAGGGAGGCCGTCCAGCCTGGGAGTGGTTCCAGGAGTTGCTTG GAGCCGACGAGGAGACACTGAGGCGCTATGCTCGTGCCTATATCATGATGCTGTTGGGCACTCAGCTGTTTGCTGACAAGTCCAGCAACCGTATTCACATCAGATGGCTACCTTATATGGCTAGGCTTGAGGAGATGGATGGCTACAATTGGGGGTCGGCAGCACTAGCGTGA